From a single Bryobacter aggregatus MPL3 genomic region:
- a CDS encoding ABC transporter permease, whose product MFWKSKGFTFAAVAALALGIGSNTAIFSVVNAVLLKPPPFPDSDRIILLGVSSQEGKNTAGSPAKFLHWREQKDVLESAAAFRTGVVNLTSGEVPEQLRSAQVSGDYFKLFGAQLVAGRSFSKEEDLPKGGNVVLITEGLWARRFGSDPQLVGKTIQLGGEAQTVIGIVSKNFNFSDLSSRVPEVFSPFQFDPNSVDQGHYFSVGARLLPGVSLAQANARLEASTAVFRQKFPMALRNEKFYADSLREALTANVRSSLLVLVCAVGMVLLIACANIANLMLARAIGRKREIAIRAAIGAGRGRLIRQLLTESVLLAAVGAIFGSVLGLIGIRMLLSVNTANLPRIGVDGALVGADWRVLTFTIGITLLTGVLFGLIPALQSSRADLSTTLKEGGGRSGSSFRQNKARTFLVVTEVALAVVLLVGSALLIRTSLALGDVKPGYDATNVLTMRMSLSGQRFVKTQAVEQLVRDGLDRLRAVPGVTLASATCCVPLEGGYGLPFLIVGRPLDKGPFHGGGSWKTISPGYFDVFKIPVVRGRSFDERDTAAALPVVVINQAMARQFWPKGDPLGETIWIGKGIMSELATEQPRQIVGIIGDVRDGALNQKPEPAMYVPNAQVPDALNALNVRLTPLAWVMRTTGDPIRVSQAVQEQLRQASGLPISDVRTMDEVVSRSTSRQRFNMLLMTIFGCAALLLAAIGVYGLMAYSVQQRTQEIGIRMALGADTGSVRKMVVLQGMRFVGIGVILGTGIALSLAKLIANFLYGVEPYDVMVFSVVPTLLALTAFIAVLIPAMRATRIDPLQALRNE is encoded by the coding sequence ATGTTCTGGAAGAGCAAGGGCTTTACCTTTGCCGCGGTTGCTGCTTTGGCGCTGGGAATTGGTTCCAACACCGCGATCTTTTCGGTGGTGAATGCGGTGCTGCTGAAGCCGCCGCCGTTTCCAGACTCCGATCGCATCATTCTGCTCGGCGTCTCTTCTCAGGAAGGGAAAAACACGGCTGGGTCTCCGGCGAAGTTCCTGCATTGGCGCGAACAGAAGGATGTGCTGGAGTCGGCCGCTGCGTTTCGCACCGGCGTGGTCAATCTCACTTCGGGCGAGGTTCCGGAGCAGTTGCGCTCGGCGCAGGTGAGTGGCGATTATTTCAAGCTCTTTGGTGCGCAATTGGTGGCGGGCCGCAGCTTTTCGAAGGAAGAGGATTTGCCTAAGGGGGGCAATGTCGTCCTGATCACGGAAGGCCTGTGGGCGCGCCGTTTTGGTTCAGACCCTCAACTGGTGGGCAAGACGATCCAACTGGGTGGCGAAGCGCAAACCGTCATTGGCATTGTTTCGAAGAACTTTAATTTCAGCGATCTCAGCAGCCGTGTGCCGGAGGTCTTCAGCCCCTTCCAATTCGATCCGAACAGTGTGGACCAGGGCCATTACTTCAGTGTCGGCGCGCGATTGCTGCCCGGAGTGTCGCTGGCCCAAGCCAACGCGCGATTGGAGGCCTCGACTGCTGTGTTCCGCCAGAAGTTTCCGATGGCGCTGCGAAACGAAAAGTTCTATGCCGACTCACTGCGGGAAGCACTCACTGCGAATGTACGCAGTTCGCTGCTGGTGCTGGTCTGCGCAGTGGGGATGGTCTTGCTGATTGCCTGCGCGAACATCGCGAACCTGATGCTGGCGCGGGCGATTGGGCGCAAGCGCGAGATCGCGATCCGCGCGGCGATTGGCGCCGGAAGAGGCCGCCTCATCCGCCAACTGCTCACCGAGAGCGTTCTGCTGGCGGCAGTGGGCGCGATCTTCGGATCGGTGCTGGGTCTCATTGGAATTCGCATGCTGCTCTCAGTCAATACGGCGAACCTGCCTCGGATCGGAGTGGATGGCGCTCTGGTGGGGGCCGACTGGCGCGTGCTCACTTTTACCATCGGAATCACCCTGCTTACCGGCGTGCTGTTTGGACTGATTCCCGCCTTGCAATCTTCCCGCGCCGATTTGAGCACAACGCTGAAGGAAGGTGGCGGCCGCTCGGGCAGCAGCTTCCGGCAGAACAAGGCGCGTACTTTCCTGGTGGTGACCGAGGTGGCGCTGGCCGTGGTGCTGCTGGTGGGCTCTGCGCTGCTCATCCGCACTTCGCTTGCCTTGGGCGACGTCAAGCCTGGTTATGACGCGACGAATGTCCTCACCATGCGCATGTCGCTGTCGGGGCAACGTTTCGTCAAGACGCAGGCGGTCGAGCAATTGGTGCGTGATGGTCTCGATCGCCTGCGCGCGGTGCCCGGTGTGACGCTGGCCAGCGCCACCTGCTGTGTGCCGCTCGAAGGCGGCTATGGTTTGCCTTTCCTGATTGTGGGCCGTCCGCTCGACAAGGGGCCCTTTCATGGAGGAGGAAGCTGGAAGACGATCTCTCCCGGCTACTTTGACGTCTTCAAGATTCCGGTGGTGCGCGGGCGCAGCTTTGACGAGCGCGATACGGCGGCCGCCTTGCCGGTGGTGGTGATCAATCAGGCGATGGCCCGGCAGTTCTGGCCCAAGGGTGATCCGCTGGGCGAGACGATCTGGATTGGCAAGGGCATCATGTCCGAGCTTGCCACCGAGCAGCCCCGCCAGATTGTCGGCATCATTGGCGACGTGCGCGATGGCGCACTGAATCAGAAGCCCGAGCCGGCGATGTATGTTCCCAATGCCCAGGTTCCCGATGCACTGAACGCGCTGAATGTACGTCTGACGCCGCTTGCCTGGGTGATGCGCACCACGGGCGATCCGATCCGCGTGAGCCAAGCGGTGCAGGAGCAGCTTCGCCAGGCAAGCGGTCTGCCCATCTCCGATGTGCGGACGATGGATGAGGTGGTGTCGCGCTCGACCTCGCGGCAGCGCTTCAACATGTTGCTGATGACGATCTTCGGTTGTGCCGCGCTGTTGCTGGCGGCGATCGGCGTCTATGGCCTGATGGCTTACAGCGTGCAACAGCGTACGCAGGAGATTGGCATCCGCATGGCGCTTGGCGCGGACACAGGCTCGGTGAGAAAGATGGTGGTGCTGCAGGGGATGCGCTTTGTGGGAATTGGAGTCATTCTTGGCACCGGGATTGCGCTGAGTCTCGCAAAGCTCATCGCAAACTTCCTCTATGGCGTAGAGCCTTACGATGTGATGGTCTTTAGCGTTGTGCCCACTCTTCTAGCGTTGACGGCCTTTATTGCCGTGCTGATTCCGGCAATGCGCGCCACGCGCATCGATCCTTTGCAGGCGCTTCGCAACGAGTAG
- a CDS encoding bifunctional YncE family protein/alkaline phosphatase family protein: MHLFLLAISQFAFAQSTAQPLRAVTDPGVVTTRQAITPAGVPSVFEGRVYGVAWGEGEELWVLHATELYRLNWRTNEVKQRIAHGGASGAQAIAFSAVPYVANAARGKAQLLQFAGDKIAPVAGELGRFHPGAFAIGKKVAAVPLVWENKLAVIDLKTGAVLQSVETGIAPFAAVMDRDAKFAYVSNLGGRPPKGKERFASPLHKPNERVTVDARGIASTGTVTRVDLASGQVTHKIEVGLHPTALAWDEAGHRVYVANGNSDSISVIDTQTNVVVRTIPLQLFSVPVRGIAPTALALSHDGKQLYVACGGVNAVAVIDTASAKIDGLIPTGWYPNGLALDADGKRLAISSLLGAGSGWRDAPTKRFVHAYRGSVAVVDLPDRPLLASYTTAVAENNHMRLAGAPVEARAANRNAKPIAVPERSGEPSPIEHVVFIIKENRTYDQVLGDLKKGNGDPSLTMFGHDITPNQHKLADHFVVLDNFYATGGNSADGHQWLTQANETEYCLWPGYQGRSYPYDGTDPMAYSSGGFLWDYALARGKTVRVYGEFAGTLSEIPGRSREALLRRWEQGSDFSKDWSIRAPIEPLNKILASQYPSYTTAIPDVVRSQIFLQDFKQFEASGKLPNLILLQLPSNHTYGASPGLSSPKAMVADNDLALGRIVEALSHSRFWPKMAIFIVEDDAQNGVDHVDGHRTTAFLASPYARRNHIDSTFYSHQSMLKTIELMLGLPTMSLFDMIATDMRASFTNTPDLTPFTAEIPKQDLHEKNPEVQALKGKPRQAAIDSRKMNFSEPDAAPTERLNRILWGQTKGWDLEYPAPPRRAFSPLSLEVDDEEREEAAKKRKPRN; encoded by the coding sequence ATGCACCTGTTCCTCCTTGCGATCTCTCAGTTTGCTTTTGCGCAGAGTACCGCGCAGCCGTTGCGCGCAGTCACTGACCCCGGTGTGGTCACCACACGGCAAGCGATCACCCCGGCAGGTGTGCCGAGCGTGTTCGAGGGCCGGGTCTATGGAGTTGCCTGGGGCGAAGGCGAAGAACTGTGGGTGCTGCACGCGACAGAGCTCTATCGCCTGAACTGGCGCACGAACGAGGTCAAGCAGCGCATCGCGCATGGTGGCGCGTCCGGTGCGCAGGCGATTGCCTTCAGCGCTGTGCCCTATGTGGCCAACGCGGCGCGCGGAAAGGCGCAGTTGCTGCAGTTTGCGGGCGACAAGATCGCTCCTGTTGCCGGCGAGCTGGGCCGCTTTCATCCCGGTGCTTTCGCGATTGGCAAGAAGGTTGCCGCCGTGCCGCTGGTTTGGGAGAACAAGCTGGCAGTGATCGATCTCAAAACAGGTGCGGTGCTGCAAAGTGTTGAGACCGGCATCGCACCCTTTGCCGCTGTGATGGATCGCGATGCGAAGTTCGCCTATGTCAGCAATCTGGGCGGCCGCCCTCCCAAAGGCAAGGAGCGATTTGCCTCGCCGCTCCACAAGCCAAACGAACGTGTGACGGTGGACGCGCGGGGCATTGCCTCCACCGGAACCGTCACCCGGGTGGATCTGGCAAGCGGCCAGGTGACACACAAGATCGAGGTGGGGCTGCATCCCACGGCATTGGCCTGGGATGAGGCCGGCCATCGCGTCTATGTCGCCAACGGAAACAGCGACAGCATCAGCGTCATCGACACGCAGACCAACGTCGTGGTGCGCACGATTCCTTTGCAACTCTTCTCGGTGCCGGTGCGCGGCATTGCCCCAACAGCGCTCGCGCTGAGCCACGACGGCAAGCAGCTCTATGTCGCCTGCGGCGGCGTCAATGCCGTGGCCGTCATCGATACGGCCAGCGCAAAGATCGACGGGCTGATTCCGACGGGCTGGTATCCAAACGGACTCGCCCTCGATGCCGATGGCAAGCGCTTGGCGATCTCGTCGTTGTTGGGCGCCGGATCCGGCTGGCGCGATGCGCCCACCAAGCGTTTTGTTCATGCCTATCGCGGCTCTGTTGCGGTGGTCGATCTTCCCGATCGTCCTTTGCTTGCGAGCTACACGACAGCGGTTGCGGAGAATAATCACATGCGCCTTGCCGGGGCCCCCGTGGAGGCGAGAGCGGCCAATCGCAACGCAAAACCGATCGCCGTTCCGGAACGCTCCGGAGAGCCGTCGCCCATCGAGCATGTCGTCTTCATCATCAAGGAGAATCGCACTTACGATCAGGTGCTGGGCGATCTGAAGAAAGGCAATGGCGACCCGTCGCTCACCATGTTTGGCCACGACATTACGCCCAACCAGCACAAGCTGGCGGACCACTTTGTCGTGCTCGATAACTTCTACGCCACCGGCGGCAATAGCGCCGACGGCCACCAGTGGCTGACGCAGGCGAATGAGACCGAGTATTGCCTCTGGCCCGGCTACCAGGGCCGCAGTTATCCCTACGACGGGACCGACCCGATGGCCTACTCCTCAGGCGGTTTCCTCTGGGATTACGCGCTCGCTCGGGGTAAAACCGTTCGTGTCTATGGTGAGTTTGCCGGCACCCTCAGCGAGATTCCGGGTAGGAGCAGGGAAGCGCTGCTGCGACGTTGGGAGCAAGGTTCCGACTTCAGCAAAGACTGGAGCATCCGCGCTCCCATCGAGCCGCTGAACAAGATCCTCGCTAGCCAATACCCGTCCTACACCACCGCGATTCCCGATGTGGTCCGCTCGCAAATCTTCTTGCAGGACTTCAAGCAGTTTGAAGCAAGCGGCAAGCTGCCGAATCTGATTCTGTTGCAGCTCCCGTCGAACCACACCTATGGCGCCAGCCCGGGGCTCTCTTCGCCAAAGGCAATGGTGGCCGACAATGATTTGGCGCTGGGCCGCATTGTCGAAGCGTTAAGCCACTCGCGCTTCTGGCCGAAGATGGCGATCTTCATTGTCGAAGATGACGCGCAGAACGGCGTCGATCATGTCGATGGCCATCGCACCACGGCCTTCCTCGCCAGTCCCTATGCGCGGCGCAATCACATCGATTCCACCTTCTATTCGCACCAGAGCATGTTGAAGACGATCGAGCTGATGCTCGGGCTTCCGACGATGTCTTTGTTCGACATGATTGCGACCGACATGCGCGCCAGCTTCACAAACACACCGGACCTCACGCCCTTCACCGCGGAGATTCCGAAGCAGGACCTCCATGAGAAGAATCCGGAAGTGCAGGCTCTCAAGGGCAAGCCGCGCCAGGCTGCCATCGACTCACGCAAGATGAACTTCTCCGAACCCGACGCCGCCCCCACCGAGCGGTTGAACCGCATCCTGTGGGGGCAGACCAAGGGTTGGGATTTGGAGTATCCGGCTCCGCCGCGCCGGGCCTTTTCGCCGCTCAGCCTCGAGGTGGATGATGAGGAGCGGGAAGAAGCCGCAAAGAAGCGCAAGCCTCGCAACTAA
- a CDS encoding inorganic phosphate transporter, with protein sequence MLFLLAVLLALGFEVVNGFHDTANAVATVIYTNSLRPTIAVVWSGLWNLIGVLVSNGAVAFGIITLLPVELVLNVGSSAGMAMVFSLLVAAILWNLGTWYLGLPASSSHTLIGSILGVGLAHSVMSAEVFGEGVNWGKAQEVFASLLLSPLIGFGCAGLLLLLCKLLIKSPKLYEAPAKDHPPPLWIRAILIFTCTGVSFAHGSNDGQKGMGLMMLILIGALPASYALNEATTEREIARLLQNAKAVSSYIEQHYDKSELSPSEAALELSNYLKPNVSPNRRTPAAIAILNRELEANLEGRRSMLDIPSSERPKLRTDIYLVDESLSKFLKQGRRTEESFRSLVRNYREDLDGSTHFIPVWVKVAVALALGMGTMVGWKRIVVTVGEKIGKDHLTYAQGASAELVAMITIGVADQLGLPVSTTHVLTSGVAGTMAANRSGVQMNTVRNMLLAWIFTLPACVFLGAALFGAGLYAISRLGI encoded by the coding sequence TTGCTTTTTTTGCTCGCAGTCTTATTGGCCTTGGGCTTTGAAGTCGTCAATGGCTTTCACGATACGGCGAACGCGGTTGCAACCGTAATTTATACAAATTCGCTCCGGCCCACCATCGCGGTGGTTTGGTCGGGCCTTTGGAATCTCATTGGTGTGCTCGTCTCGAACGGCGCCGTGGCTTTTGGGATTATTACTCTCTTGCCCGTTGAGCTTGTTTTGAATGTGGGCTCTTCGGCTGGCATGGCGATGGTCTTTTCGCTCCTGGTGGCTGCGATTCTGTGGAACTTGGGCACCTGGTATCTTGGCCTGCCTGCATCCAGCTCGCATACCCTGATCGGTTCCATCCTCGGCGTCGGACTGGCACATTCGGTAATGAGTGCCGAGGTCTTCGGGGAAGGTGTGAACTGGGGCAAAGCCCAAGAGGTCTTTGCCAGTCTGTTGCTCTCGCCGCTGATTGGATTCGGTTGCGCGGGGCTGCTTCTTCTGCTCTGTAAGTTGCTCATCAAATCGCCGAAGCTCTATGAAGCACCGGCAAAGGACCATCCGCCGCCACTCTGGATTCGCGCGATTCTGATCTTCACCTGTACCGGTGTCAGCTTTGCGCATGGCTCCAACGACGGGCAGAAGGGAATGGGGCTCATGATGCTGATCCTCATCGGTGCCCTTCCAGCCAGCTACGCATTGAATGAAGCTACGACCGAGAGGGAGATTGCACGCCTCCTGCAGAACGCAAAAGCCGTCAGCTCTTACATTGAGCAACACTATGACAAATCGGAACTCAGCCCAAGCGAGGCAGCTCTCGAACTCTCCAATTACCTGAAGCCGAACGTCTCGCCAAACCGGCGCACGCCTGCGGCGATCGCAATCCTGAACCGGGAGTTGGAAGCCAATCTTGAAGGCCGCCGCAGCATGCTGGACATCCCTTCTAGTGAGCGGCCCAAGCTCCGCACAGACATCTATCTGGTGGATGAATCTCTCAGCAAGTTTTTGAAGCAGGGCCGCCGGACGGAGGAGTCCTTTCGCTCCCTGGTGCGTAATTATCGCGAAGATCTCGATGGCAGCACGCACTTCATCCCGGTTTGGGTCAAGGTCGCTGTAGCGCTTGCGCTGGGCATGGGAACGATGGTCGGCTGGAAGCGGATTGTCGTGACGGTAGGAGAGAAGATTGGCAAAGACCATCTGACCTATGCGCAAGGCGCCAGCGCAGAGCTGGTTGCTATGATCACCATCGGTGTCGCGGACCAGTTGGGGTTGCCGGTCAGCACGACGCACGTCCTCACCAGTGGAGTCGCTGGCACAATGGCGGCCAATCGGAGTGGGGTGCAAATGAATACGGTTCGCAATATGTTGCTGGCCTGGATTTTCACCTTGCCCGCTTGTGTCTTTCTGGGCGCTGCCCTCTTCGGTGCCGGACTCTACGCGATTTCGCGCTTGGGCATCTAA
- a CDS encoding DUF2239 family protein has protein sequence MQEEPIHSYTVFQDLRQIASGNADAALQAAHRAMERGEPKVLIFNDQTGETVEAALLLAPGAAQRGPGRPKLGVVAREVTLLPRHWEWLNAQPGGASVALRKLVEDARKVNAEKDRARLAREAAYRFLNSIAANLSGYEEALRALFAGNQEAFELKTAKWPKNLRAYALKLSADGWSKG, from the coding sequence ATGCAAGAAGAACCAATCCACTCCTACACTGTTTTTCAAGACCTTCGCCAGATCGCTTCTGGAAACGCGGATGCCGCGCTCCAGGCCGCGCACCGTGCGATGGAGCGCGGCGAACCCAAGGTGCTGATCTTCAACGACCAGACTGGTGAGACGGTGGAAGCCGCTCTGCTCTTGGCGCCCGGCGCCGCGCAGCGTGGCCCGGGGCGTCCGAAGCTCGGTGTCGTTGCGCGCGAAGTCACCTTGCTGCCACGCCATTGGGAATGGTTGAACGCGCAGCCTGGCGGAGCGTCGGTGGCTTTGCGAAAGCTGGTGGAGGACGCACGCAAGGTGAACGCCGAGAAGGACCGGGCACGGCTCGCGCGTGAAGCCGCCTATCGATTTCTCAATTCGATCGCCGCCAACCTTTCGGGCTATGAAGAAGCGCTGCGGGCTCTGTTTGCGGGCAATCAGGAGGCATTTGAACTCAAGACCGCAAAATGGCCCAAGAACCTGCGCGCCTATGCGCTGAAGCTCAGTGCCGATGGATGGAGCAAGGGCTGA
- a CDS encoding NAD-dependent epimerase/dehydratase family protein: MKETVLVTGAQGCIGAWVTKQLLDRGAEVISYDQGDEHPRLPLIAPGLDRSALRSEIGKIEDTARIKDIVKSEGVTKIVHLAAVLMPFCQKDPIAGGMINVIGTLNVFEAAREAGREVRVAYASSSAVWGPPTEYAAKGRSLNEDDVLKPATHYGVFKQANEGNARAYYRASGITSFGLRPWTVYGPGRDTGLTAAPTIAMQAVARGEKYEMPVSGRMDLQYVEDVAAAFLDCLFSPHEGAFVYNLAGDIVHMADIVREIEAVKPSAAGLVTFAGQEVPVAVDMDDSAIRAAIPELKKTPLAEGIRRTIAAYERQAAQ, encoded by the coding sequence ATGAAGGAAACAGTACTCGTCACAGGCGCCCAAGGGTGCATCGGCGCTTGGGTGACAAAGCAATTGCTCGATCGCGGCGCAGAGGTGATCAGCTATGATCAGGGCGACGAACATCCCCGTCTGCCGCTCATTGCGCCAGGGCTCGACCGCAGCGCGCTGCGCAGCGAGATCGGCAAGATCGAAGATACGGCGCGCATCAAGGACATCGTTAAAAGCGAAGGCGTTACGAAGATCGTCCACCTCGCTGCCGTTTTGATGCCGTTCTGCCAGAAGGACCCCATTGCTGGCGGCATGATCAACGTCATTGGAACACTGAACGTATTTGAAGCGGCTCGTGAGGCGGGCAGGGAAGTGCGCGTGGCCTACGCGAGTTCGAGCGCCGTCTGGGGCCCGCCCACCGAGTACGCCGCCAAAGGCCGCAGTCTGAATGAAGATGATGTTTTGAAGCCGGCGACGCACTATGGTGTCTTCAAGCAGGCGAATGAAGGCAATGCCCGCGCTTACTACCGTGCAAGCGGCATCACCAGCTTCGGCCTGCGTCCCTGGACCGTTTATGGTCCCGGTCGCGACACCGGCCTCACTGCTGCCCCCACCATCGCGATGCAGGCCGTTGCGCGCGGAGAGAAGTACGAAATGCCGGTCAGCGGCCGGATGGATCTGCAGTACGTCGAAGACGTGGCCGCCGCTTTCCTCGATTGCCTTTTTTCGCCGCACGAAGGAGCTTTTGTTTATAACCTGGCTGGCGATATCGTCCACATGGCCGACATCGTGCGTGAGATCGAAGCCGTAAAGCCCTCGGCTGCCGGTCTCGTGACTTTTGCTGGCCAGGAAGTTCCGGTGGCCGTGGACATGGACGATAGTGCGATCCGCGCTGCGATTCCGGAGCTCAAAAAGACTCCTTTGGCAGAAGGGATTCGCCGGACCATCGCGGCGTATGAGCGTCAGGCCGCCCAATAG
- a CDS encoding tetratricopeptide repeat protein, protein MTYVWTLVGVLPLSGQIVLQSPHFTLYSSSRNSNLPEKALLRLEELHTALPLLESPEWRPTRPQRVWVTGSSAEWKALGTKAEERGSYRSGLRKDWIVVNSEINDFLQVLSHEYVHAVLNRASPDLPLWLEEGICEYYSTLDLRYGGNRATVSLGRPPGNRLAWLRGIDTIDLEKLSSTPMDQKGYALSWAAASKLWPDWSRSLQGLSSVKARDFEIRSRTIPMTKPVFPILTLTADAVAEMEAEFQSLIRGNTAFSVGGRAAEEAQALFLEGLRLSDEGESQQAIGRLEKACQLRPSNSSWWLALALAYREGGQRDRAKEAVARAVATAVNATESAAAESFKKSFDP, encoded by the coding sequence ATGACCTATGTGTGGACCCTGGTGGGGGTGCTTCCGCTGAGCGGCCAGATTGTGCTGCAGTCTCCGCATTTCACCCTGTATAGCAGTTCCCGGAACTCCAATCTTCCTGAGAAAGCACTCCTACGGCTGGAAGAACTCCATACCGCGCTTCCCCTGTTGGAAAGTCCAGAGTGGCGTCCAACCCGGCCCCAGAGAGTCTGGGTCACAGGATCGAGTGCCGAGTGGAAAGCTCTGGGCACCAAAGCAGAAGAGCGAGGCAGCTACCGCAGTGGCCTACGCAAAGACTGGATTGTTGTAAATTCCGAGATCAACGACTTTCTACAAGTACTAAGTCATGAGTACGTACACGCGGTACTCAACCGTGCTTCGCCGGATCTGCCGCTCTGGTTGGAGGAGGGCATCTGCGAATACTATTCGACTCTGGATCTGCGCTACGGGGGCAATCGGGCAACGGTCAGCTTGGGCCGTCCACCGGGCAATAGACTAGCATGGTTGCGCGGCATTGACACAATTGATCTGGAAAAACTTTCGAGCACCCCGATGGACCAGAAAGGCTATGCCTTGAGTTGGGCGGCAGCATCGAAACTCTGGCCCGATTGGAGCCGATCGCTCCAAGGTCTCTCTAGCGTGAAGGCAAGAGATTTCGAGATCCGAAGCCGGACGATCCCAATGACGAAGCCGGTGTTTCCGATTCTCACCCTCACCGCGGACGCAGTGGCGGAGATGGAGGCGGAGTTCCAGAGCTTGATTCGCGGCAATACGGCCTTCAGTGTGGGAGGGAGAGCCGCCGAAGAGGCGCAGGCACTTTTTCTCGAAGGGTTGAGGCTATCAGACGAGGGAGAGAGCCAGCAAGCGATTGGGCGTCTTGAGAAAGCCTGCCAGCTCCGGCCGTCGAACAGTTCCTGGTGGCTTGCCTTAGCCCTGGCTTACCGGGAGGGGGGACAGAGGGATCGGGCGAAGGAGGCTGTGGCGAGAGCCGTGGCAACGGCGGTGAATGCGACAGAAAGCGCGGCGGCAGAATCTTTCAAAAAATCTTTCGACCCATGA
- a CDS encoding ANTAR domain-containing protein, giving the protein MHRISSIVSSQRSLDEMLGEIIGLTVQVTNCDAALVYLIEKESNEIVLRASQVPHAQDLGLLKMKVGEGVTGWVAEHKSVVALAANSALDHRFKRFQGLVEDTYEAFLSVPLINQGEIIGVINVHHKEAHPHTAEEISLLTFIGEQMGIAISKEVLTEENQRLVSETEEMKRQLETRKLVERAKGILQHRYNLTEEEAYLRLRNESRRHRKPMKELAEAIILAEELSRKSDDDGKE; this is encoded by the coding sequence TTGCACCGTATTTCGAGTATCGTCAGTTCGCAGCGTTCTCTGGACGAAATGCTGGGCGAAATCATTGGTCTGACAGTTCAAGTCACCAATTGTGACGCCGCGCTCGTCTACCTGATCGAGAAAGAAAGCAACGAAATTGTTCTGCGCGCTTCGCAAGTTCCTCACGCGCAAGACCTCGGCCTCCTCAAAATGAAGGTGGGCGAAGGGGTCACCGGCTGGGTGGCCGAACATAAGAGCGTCGTTGCCCTGGCTGCGAATTCTGCACTCGATCACAGATTTAAGCGCTTCCAGGGCCTTGTCGAAGACACCTATGAAGCCTTCCTCTCGGTGCCGCTGATCAATCAGGGCGAAATCATTGGGGTCATCAATGTGCACCACAAAGAGGCTCACCCGCACACGGCAGAGGAGATTTCACTGCTCACCTTCATCGGCGAGCAGATGGGGATCGCCATCTCGAAAGAGGTTCTGACCGAAGAAAACCAGCGCCTTGTTTCTGAAACCGAAGAAATGAAGCGCCAGCTCGAAACCCGCAAGCTCGTCGAGCGTGCCAAGGGAATCCTGCAACACCGCTACAACCTCACCGAGGAAGAAGCCTATCTCCGGCTCCGGAATGAAAGCCGCCGCCACCGCAAACCGATGAAAGAACTGGCCGAAGCCATTATTCTTGCCGAAGAACTTTCCCGCAAGAGCGATGACGACGGCAAGGAATAA
- a CDS encoding YheT family hydrolase, translated as MNEFYPLFRNGDLSTIAANFWPRNLDETRFPGQRELHRTEPEVQVLALRHEPVTPPRGELIVLHGLEGSHESGYMKSMAQAALVRGFRVHRLNMRTCGGTEALAPTLYHAGLTSDLRSILQSLSAAGRGPIFLVGYSLGGNVVLKLTGELGSEARTLGVAGVVGISTPLDLMACCKRMQEPRNFIYSSKFIDRLKARYRRRAAVFPERFPLDGLDLVKSVLEFDDKFTARAFGFGDAANYYATQSAQGFLSGIAVPTLLIHSADDPLIPAWVYERAAPERNPSIQLKLTRYGGHVGFLSSSGMRFWSEECAADWVQQQISGT; from the coding sequence TTGAACGAGTTCTATCCCCTGTTTCGTAACGGCGATCTCTCGACGATCGCCGCAAATTTCTGGCCCCGCAATCTCGACGAGACTCGCTTCCCTGGGCAGCGGGAACTCCATCGCACTGAGCCGGAGGTTCAGGTCCTGGCACTGCGCCATGAGCCGGTGACGCCTCCGCGCGGCGAACTGATTGTCCTGCATGGCCTGGAAGGTTCGCATGAATCCGGCTACATGAAGAGCATGGCGCAGGCCGCTCTGGTGCGGGGTTTCCGGGTACACCGGTTGAATATGCGGACCTGCGGCGGCACCGAAGCTCTCGCGCCCACCCTCTATCACGCCGGCCTCACCAGCGACCTCCGCTCGATTCTCCAGTCTCTATCCGCCGCTGGGCGTGGTCCTATCTTTCTGGTTGGCTACTCGCTCGGAGGCAATGTCGTGCTGAAGCTCACAGGGGAACTCGGGAGCGAGGCGCGCACGCTCGGCGTTGCCGGTGTTGTGGGAATTTCAACCCCGCTTGATCTGATGGCCTGCTGCAAGCGCATGCAGGAGCCCCGCAATTTTATCTATTCGAGCAAGTTCATTGATCGCTTGAAAGCTCGCTACCGCCGCCGTGCTGCTGTTTTTCCGGAGCGCTTCCCCTTGGACGGACTCGACTTGGTCAAGAGTGTTCTCGAGTTCGACGACAAGTTCACCGCGCGTGCCTTCGGTTTTGGTGACGCGGCCAACTACTACGCCACCCAGTCCGCACAAGGCTTTCTCAGCGGAATTGCAGTCCCCACTCTTCTGATTCACTCTGCCGACGACCCGCTCATTCCCGCCTGGGTTTACGAGCGTGCCGCCCCCGAACGCAATCCCTCCATCCAACTCAAACTCACACGCTATGGTGGCCATGTCGGCTTCCTTTCGAGCAGCGGGATGCGTTTCTGGTCGGAAGAATGTGCCGCTGATTGGGTTCAGCAGCAGATTTCTGGAACCTAA